A stretch of DNA from Hydra vulgaris chromosome 03, alternate assembly HydraT2T_AEP:
ATGCAAGCTTTTGCTCAAACTTTTTTCTTCGACGCGCTACTCAGAAATTGTTTTCACTGACGAATGTTTATTCAATGTTGAAGCTTTCTTAAACCATCAAAATGATCGGATATTGTCCAGAAGTATCAGTGATGCAAACATGAAGGGTAGAATCGCTTCTTGTTTAGGACATCCGCAATCCGTTATGGTTTTTCGAGGGATAACTTTGGATGGCAAAACTCCGTTAGTTTTTGTGGATTCTGAAGTTAAAATTAACagtcaaaactatttaaatgatGTCCTTATAAAAGAAGTACTTCCATAGTCCCAATCACACTTTGGTACAAAGCCCTGGACATTTCAACAGGATTTAGCTCCTGCCCACAAGGCAAAAATCGTTCTAGGGTgttgcaaaaacaattttacagaTTTTATCTGCGCCCAGGAACGGCCTCCCTACTTGCCAGATCTCAAACCGTTGGATTATTTTTCTGGTCAGTTTTGAAGACCAAGGCATGTTCTATCCCTCATAGGAGTTTGGACTCTTTGTGCCGAGCACTTTAGAAGGAATGGAATAATCTTTCTCCAGAATACCTGCGCGCCGCAGTCAATGATTTCCCCAAGAGACTTAGGGCCTGTATCAAAGCTAAAGGCGGTTATTTCGAAATCAAATTTTGTAATGTGATTGTTAGTTGTtagaataaagtttatttttaatcttattcgccttttttaaatttagtcgTTTTTATGGCAATTTTACTATGTGCCAGAACTTTCTGGTCaccctgtgtatatatatatatatatatatatatatatatatatatatatatatatatatatatatatatatatatatatatatatatatatatttatatatatatatatatatatataacgtctGTTCACAAAAAATCCGGACTGATTTCAAATGTACACAAATTGTTCTAAATTTCGTATTTTCGattcgaaatttttaaatttaatcggTCAACAACAACAGTTTCATTTTGTGgcaaaattgagtttaaataattaattcaaataaacatgGAGCATCTAAAAAAGAACGATGTTAGAAATGTGattggaaatttttataaacaaaacataaacagtAGAAAGAAATTTACAGTGGATCATTTTAAGAAAATGGGAATCGCTAAATCTACAATTTATGACATAATTAAAAGGTCTGAAAATAATTTGCCAATGAATAGAAAAATCGGTTGCGGcagaaaaccttttaaaattacACCAGAAAAGAGAGAGTCCATGATTGAAAGAGCAGAAGAGAGAATCGGGATTTCGCAAAGAAAATTGGCactaaaatataagataagCGTTTCATACGTAAATAGATTATTAAGTATGCATGGACTAAAGTAtaccaaaagaaaaaatgcaccgaaaacaacagaaaagcaagaaattaaacaaaagaaaaacttattaaaactttcaaaaacttttttcaagccATCAAATGAGTTTGAAATCATCATGGACGATGAATCTTATTTCTGTGTAAATGGTGCAAATTGTTCACAAAACTCTGGCTACTATACAAAGGATAGTTCTCAAACTGATcctaacattaaattcaacttcaaaaaaaagtttgacgaGAAAGTTCTCGTTTGGATTGCAATCAGTCGTTTTGGTCATTCATCGCcttattttgctgtaaaaaactgTGCACTGGATGCAAAAACTTATTCTAAAGAATGTGTTACAAAAAGACTTCTTCCATTTATAAATTCCAAGCatcaaaacatgaaaattttattttggcctGACGGAGCGAGGTGTCATTATGCAAAACACACATTAGAAACTTACAACACTTTAGGTATTAACTTTGTCGACGCTAAAGATAACCCCCCAAA
This window harbors:
- the LOC136078700 gene encoding uncharacterized protein LOC136078700; amino-acid sequence: MVNDLQIARESLRKICKGKLKLIPYKIRKAHLLTSNMKKVRMERCKLLLKLFSSTRYSEIVFTDECLFNVEAFLNHQNDRILSRSISDANMKGRIASCLGHPQSVMVFRGITLDGKTPLVFVDSEVKINSQNYLNDVLIKEVLP